atgaatttttatattatacgaaAAGATTGAATATCGCGCGCGCGCCCAGTCTTTTAAGGGTAACATCTTTATAAGAAAAGGATTTATACTCattttcaaagtaatgaaataagtTTCAAATTGTTCTATACTGCATTTGagtaaattaacattaaatatttgaaagtaaCTTTTTACCAGgatcaaaaattattgtaatagaaAGTAAACAGAggtttaaaagaaaatacattaagAAACAATAAcacaattagaattttttaaatacaataagtACTTTgagtattcaaaataattaatgtaaaatttcattgtgTGCGATGTAGaaatgttttctaaataaagaaaattaatttttttacagaactACTATGCTCaaaatcacaattaaattttgcataaattatcttgaatacttgctcataaaaaattgagtttattattttttaaattttagtattataacaacaaaaaataattataaattgaaatataaaaattgtactatttaatataaatagaatattatagacATAACATTCTTATGtgtactatatttaaaataagtaagtACTAGcacatttgtataatataaaagtggGTACAgtctttaaatgatatttttccaagcagaatattaaaatctttatatatttttcagttctgTGCAAAAACAACTGGCTTTCATGTTGGGTCGCCAACAAATTTTCTTGGAGTTACATGAAGCTACAATAGAGGATGATGATCTGTTCGAAATAATGTCCAATTCCCACCTAAACAATCACTTCCTGAATTTAGCACGTGAATTGGACATAATGGAACCAAAGACACCCGAGGACGTTTACAAATCTCATCTGGAAAACTCACGACCGCCGTTTGGTGGAGGCCAGGTTGATTCGGCACGGCAGAACCTTGCGGCGAGTTTTGTCAATGGTTTTGTAAACGCTGCATTTGGCCACGACAAGCTGCTAATTGAGGATGGTAACAAGTGGTTGTACAAAAACAAGGAACATGGCATGTTGAGCGCGACTGCATCTTTAGGTTTGATCCTATTATGGGACGTTGATGGTGGTTTAACACcgattgataaatatttatattcttcgGAGGATTATATCAAATCTGGCGCTTTGTTAGCCTGCGGAATCGTCAATTGCGGCGTGAGAAATGAATGCGATCCTGCCTTGGCTCTACTCTCCGATTATGTGTTGCACAACAGCAACACTATGCGTATCGGCGCTATTGTTGGCCTCGGTATCGCGTACGCTGGCTCCAACAGAGAAGGCGTGTTGGGTTTGTTAACACCAGTCTTGAGTGATACCAAATCAAGTTGGGAAGTGTTGGGTATGACTGGATTGGCATTGGGAATGGTCGCCGCCGGTTCCTGCAACGCTTACGTCACAACGGCGATTATGCACACGCTGATGGATAAGTCGGAGTCCGATCTTAAGGATACATATGCGCGTTTTTTGGCACTCGGTTTAGGATTATGTTTTCTGGGTAAACAAGAAGCAGCGGAAGCAATAATAGCAGCTTTAGAAATTGTTCATGAACCATTCAGATCGATGTCGACGACACTAGTAGAAGTCTGTGCGTATGCTGGTACGGGAAATGTTCTCAAGATCCAACACTTGCTGCACATCTGCTCAGAACACTACGAGTCGAGCAATGAGAAGGAAGAGAAAAGCGAAcgtaaagataaagataagaaagaagagaagaaggaagacAAGGAGAAGGATCTGAGCTCCAGGCAGGCTATCGCCGTCCTTGGCATTGCCTTGATTGCCATGGGAGAGGAAATCGGCGCCGAGATGGCTTACAGAACCTTTGGTCACCTACTGCGTTATTGCGAGCCCGTTATTCGCCGTTCAGTACCACTCGCCCTGGGTCTCATCTCGGTATCAAATCCGAAATTAAACATCTTGGACACGTTGTCCAAATTCTCGCATGACAGCGACCCTGAGGTAGCACACAATGCGATATTCGCTATGGGTTTGGTCGGTGCTGGTACGAATAACGCGCGATTAGCCGCCATGTTGAGACAACTAGCTCAATTCCACGCAAAAGATCCTAACAATCTTTTCATGGTACGCATCGCACAAGGTTTGACGCATCTGGGTAAAGGCACGCTCACTTTATCGCCTTATCACAGCGATAGACAACTACTCAGTCCCGTTGCTCTCGCTGGTCTTCTGTCGACATTAATCGGTTTCTTGGACGTGAAAAATAGTGAGTATATATTTTTGATGCAGTAGACGcaatagatatatttttcatataattattagcCTATTAATATTTGCAAGTAAATGAGTTATTCTTGTTATGAAAATTCTTACCATGATTATAACAAGTTCATTTGATAATCAATTTGTAAAGATCCATGCAGGTTTCTTAACTAAGTTAGTCAATggctataaaattaatttataataagaaatcAGTCATACTATTCAGAATTGATTCTTcttgaaatatgttattaagGCTCCTGTCTAAtcgccgtagccatattgaagtcgtgacgtcataaGTGAGAAATCACACATAAAAGTTTCCGACGTGACTTTTCTAATaaagagaatttaattttttaataaagagaaTAAAACAGAACAACgaaatcgctttaaaacacttgtaaaaatggaccttgactatcctttttccgcctaacattcagtaaatagttgtaaaaagaaCTTAAAGTAAAGCCTATTTAGATAGGAAAACACACGAATAACTAttgaaagtagtaaaaaatatccttttatgtataaaattcaaagaaactttatttgcggttcatttttacaaatttgataaatacatgACAAATCACATTtccacaatgaaacacataataacgaaatCTAACATGCACAAcaaaatttcatcgtcaatctatCACGTTCCACgcctattagttttaatttggcCGTGACGGTTGTCGCTatcgtcaacgcggagttctcggctgaggcgCCAGGAGCCTTAAACACAAAAATCTAAGAGATGTAGTTTTTTACATATTCaatttaagatttaagaatCAAGACAATCAAaggtaataattatatttgattcCAAGCAATTATCAAAAcggtaaagtataaaaaaatgttttggataaaattttcatgattttttatatactttataactgtgtacttaaatttttcaaaaacttagtattttttaaaataccttctctttcccttcccattattatgaaaattaaatttgcatagAAATATAGACGACGTTTATAGTGATATTTACAACATAGTTCTCAAAGATgcgattttgtaaaatattacataagttttggcataaaattttcttttattttcagcaaaaaatttcataaaaataaggGAAAAATGCgatactaaaattaaatataagcatTT
The DNA window shown above is from Solenopsis invicta isolate M01_SB chromosome 10, UNIL_Sinv_3.0, whole genome shotgun sequence and carries:
- the LOC105202874 gene encoding 26S proteasome non-ATPase regulatory subunit 2; this encodes MPESTKTDTKPIKEVKNGKEDDKNELSEEDKLLQEELTLLVERLQDANTKLHYPALESLRSHIRASTTSMTSVPKPLKFMRPHYDTMKSIHDKMTNIKCKELCSDIISVLAMTMGEGRECLKYRLTGSALAIGEWGHEYVRHLSGELAGEWDEVTGDNVEVTNKKLIALVHEIVPYNMAHNAETEACDLLMEIERLDLLEQYVDESAYQRVCLYLTSCVSYVADPENSTLLHVACKLYRKFGQYPQAIRLAMQLNDLPLIESIFTNCRDLSVQKQLAFMLGRQQIFLELHEATIEDDDLFEIMSNSHLNNHFLNLARELDIMEPKTPEDVYKSHLENSRPPFGGGQVDSARQNLAASFVNGFVNAAFGHDKLLIEDGNKWLYKNKEHGMLSATASLGLILLWDVDGGLTPIDKYLYSSEDYIKSGALLACGIVNCGVRNECDPALALLSDYVLHNSNTMRIGAIVGLGIAYAGSNREGVLGLLTPVLSDTKSSWEVLGMTGLALGMVAAGSCNAYVTTAIMHTLMDKSESDLKDTYARFLALGLGLCFLGKQEAAEAIIAALEIVHEPFRSMSTTLVEVCAYAGTGNVLKIQHLLHICSEHYESSNEKEEKSERKDKDKKEEKKEDKEKDLSSRQAIAVLGIALIAMGEEIGAEMAYRTFGHLLRYCEPVIRRSVPLALGLISVSNPKLNILDTLSKFSHDSDPEVAHNAIFAMGLVGAGTNNARLAAMLRQLAQFHAKDPNNLFMVRIAQGLTHLGKGTLTLSPYHSDRQLLSPVALAGLLSTLIGFLDVKNIILGRSHYLLYTLAAAMQPRMLVTFDEDLNPLAVPVRVGLAVDVVGQAGKPKTITGFQTHTTPVLLAYGERAELATEEYIPLTPIMEGFVILRKNPDFIP